One Paenibacillus crassostreae DNA segment encodes these proteins:
- the folE gene encoding GTP cyclohydrolase I FolE, with protein sequence MAGVKDYSNTEVSKNREKIEYHIEQILNLVGEDAKREGLLETPARVTRMYEEIFAGYEVDPRDVLGVTFDENHEELVIVKDIVYYSQCEHHMAPFFGKIHIGYIPSGKIAGLSKFARLVEAITRRLQVQERITSQIADIINEVLQPNGVMVVVEGEHLCMCSRGVKKPGSKTVTSAVRGIFREDSASRAEFLSLVK encoded by the coding sequence GTGGCTGGAGTTAAAGACTATTCAAATACTGAAGTAAGTAAAAACCGTGAAAAGATCGAGTATCATATCGAACAAATACTAAATCTTGTTGGTGAAGATGCTAAGCGAGAAGGACTGTTAGAGACACCAGCACGTGTAACTCGTATGTACGAAGAGATTTTTGCAGGGTATGAGGTAGATCCTAGAGATGTACTAGGTGTAACTTTTGATGAAAATCATGAAGAACTTGTCATTGTAAAGGATATCGTGTATTACAGCCAATGTGAACATCATATGGCACCTTTCTTTGGTAAGATTCATATCGGATATATCCCTAGTGGCAAAATTGCTGGACTTAGTAAGTTTGCACGACTAGTCGAGGCAATCACTCGTCGGTTACAGGTTCAAGAGCGGATCACATCACAAATTGCGGATATTATTAATGAAGTATTGCAACCTAATGGTGTGATGGTTGTCGTAGAGGGAGAGCATTTATGCATGTGCTCTCGTGGAGTAAAGAAACCGGGTAGTAAAACGGTCACTTCTGCTGTTCGAGGAATATTTCGTGAAGATTCAGCATCGCGAGCGGAGTTTCTATCATTGGTTAAATAA
- a CDS encoding metal-dependent hydrolase — translation MDTGTHIVMGLSLAGLAHIDPLVATTPSLAIAVTIGTVLASQAPDLDSVLRLKNNAVYIRNHRGISHSIPFLLIWTVLITAVIALLFRGDVNIPHLALWTGIAVCVHVFSDLFNTYGTQAFRPFTERWVSWNIIHIFDPFIFGTHIAALLLWVLGMLDPAPLFITLYCLTIVYYIWRTLVHLFKTAEVAQLDPLHKEDDIYYLIPTVLLYQWNVVKLQADGSYTIGVMNRHHLQWKHQSVTSSQHEAVEHSKNHPNVQALLYFTSFAVADVEEIDKGYIVRWIDVRYLHRTQYPFVAVVVMDKHFTLISSYIGWLSEDKMNDRLSIDYSS, via the coding sequence ATGGATACTGGAACACATATTGTCATGGGACTTTCATTAGCAGGTTTAGCACATATTGATCCATTAGTGGCGACAACTCCTTCACTAGCGATAGCAGTAACCATAGGAACTGTCCTTGCATCACAAGCACCTGATCTTGATAGCGTTCTTCGGTTGAAGAATAATGCTGTATATATCCGTAATCACAGAGGTATTTCCCATTCTATCCCTTTCTTATTAATATGGACTGTACTCATCACGGCTGTTATTGCACTCCTCTTTCGTGGTGACGTCAACATCCCTCACTTAGCTTTGTGGACAGGGATTGCCGTATGTGTTCATGTATTTAGTGATTTATTTAATACTTACGGTACTCAAGCTTTTCGACCATTTACTGAACGGTGGGTTTCTTGGAATATCATTCACATTTTTGATCCATTTATATTCGGAACTCATATAGCGGCTCTTCTGCTTTGGGTTCTTGGAATGTTAGATCCTGCTCCACTATTTATTACTCTCTATTGTTTAACGATTGTTTATTATATATGGAGAACACTTGTCCATTTATTCAAAACAGCCGAAGTCGCTCAATTAGACCCACTACACAAAGAAGATGATATCTATTATCTCATCCCTACCGTTTTGTTATATCAATGGAACGTTGTTAAATTGCAAGCCGATGGAAGCTATACTATTGGGGTAATGAATCGACATCATCTCCAATGGAAACATCAATCCGTAACTTCTTCACAGCATGAAGCCGTTGAACACTCTAAGAACCATCCTAACGTACAAGCTCTACTGTATTTCACATCTTTCGCTGTTGCTGATGTGGAAGAAATAGACAAGGGTTATATCGTACGTTGGATTGATGTTCGCTACCTTCATCGAACACAGTATCCCTTCGTTGCCGTTGTCGTAATGGACAAGCATTTCACATTAATCAGCTCATATATCGGATGGTTGAGTGAAGACAAAATGAATGATCGCTTATCCATTGATTATTCTTCTTGA
- a CDS encoding alpha/beta-type small acid-soluble spore protein has protein sequence MGQAGQQNQGRSGRSNNLVVPQATAALQQLKMEAAQELGVQIPQDGYYGNYTSRETGSLGGYITKRLVQLAEQQLSGRNNG, from the coding sequence ATGGGTCAAGCAGGTCAACAAAATCAAGGTCGGAGCGGTCGTTCCAATAACTTGGTAGTCCCTCAAGCTACTGCAGCTTTGCAACAATTAAAAATGGAAGCTGCCCAAGAATTAGGTGTTCAAATTCCTCAAGATGGTTACTATGGCAATTACACTTCCCGTGAAACTGGTTCTTTGGGAGGATATATTACCAAACGACTTGTTCAGTTAGCAGAACAACAACTATCAGGTCGTAATAACGGGTAG
- the cyoE gene encoding heme o synthase, with amino-acid sequence MSYQAPSDSAAISVSQTPPSESGTWRDFINITKPGIIRSNLIAAFAGFWLASHWDFQYGKMIMTLLGTALVMASSCVFNNYFDRELDLKMERTRERSLPTGRLKPRVVLWYAITLGVLGIGILFIFSGVLAGIFGVLGAFVYVVIYTLWLKRSSTWSTSVGGISGAMPPVIGYVAVTGTVDMAAWLLFAMLFLWQPPHFWALGIRRVEEYRAAGYPLLPVVKGIRRTKFQMIPYLIVLIMVPILMYTYGYAGIYYMVISLALSVMWLYLALKGFRAKDDEVWAKKVFLFSINYLTLSLIAMIINTTF; translated from the coding sequence ATGAGTTACCAAGCTCCTTCTGATTCAGCAGCGATTTCTGTTAGTCAGACGCCACCAAGTGAATCAGGAACATGGAGAGACTTTATTAATATAACCAAACCGGGGATTATTCGTTCAAATTTAATAGCTGCGTTTGCAGGATTCTGGTTAGCCTCTCACTGGGATTTTCAATATGGCAAGATGATTATGACGTTACTGGGTACTGCCCTTGTGATGGCATCCTCATGTGTGTTTAATAACTACTTTGACAGGGAACTAGACTTGAAGATGGAACGGACGCGTGAACGCTCGCTACCTACAGGTCGATTGAAGCCACGTGTAGTATTATGGTATGCGATTACCCTAGGCGTGTTGGGAATAGGTATATTGTTTATATTTTCGGGCGTTCTTGCAGGTATCTTTGGGGTCTTGGGTGCCTTTGTTTATGTAGTGATCTATACGTTATGGCTTAAACGTTCTTCAACTTGGAGTACATCTGTTGGTGGAATATCGGGTGCGATGCCTCCTGTAATTGGTTATGTTGCGGTCACAGGAACTGTAGATATGGCTGCTTGGTTATTATTTGCAATGTTGTTCTTATGGCAACCTCCACATTTCTGGGCATTGGGTATAAGACGTGTAGAAGAATATCGTGCTGCAGGCTATCCATTACTACCTGTAGTCAAGGGAATCAGACGAACTAAATTCCAGATGATTCCTTACCTTATTGTGCTCATTATGGTTCCTATCTTAATGTACACATATGGATACGCGGGTATTTATTACATGGTGATTTCATTGGCCTTATCCGTGATGTGGTTATATCTCGCTCTAAAAGGGTTTCGCGCGAAGGATGATGAAGTGTGGGCTAAGAAAGTATTCCTATTCTCAATCAATTATTTAACATTAAGTCTAATTGCAATGATTATTAATACAACATTCTAG
- a CDS encoding alpha/beta-type small acid-soluble spore protein, with product MARGQSGSNNLVVPQARAALQQLKMEAAQELGVTIPQDGYYGNYTSRETGSLGGYITKRLVQLAEQSLSGTNRNL from the coding sequence ATGGCTCGAGGACAATCTGGTTCCAACAATCTCGTGGTTCCACAGGCAAGAGCAGCATTACAACAACTTAAGATGGAAGCAGCGCAAGAACTTGGTGTTACCATTCCTCAAGATGGGTATTATGGCAATTACACTTCCCGTGAGACTGGATCTTTGGGAGGATACATTACCAAACGATTGGTTCAATTAGCTGAGCAATCGCTTTCAGGAACAAATCGCAACTTGTAA
- a CDS encoding DUF1648 domain-containing protein, translating into MNWLSVLIFILMFLPIAASLIFMPYLTRDTVSFGVSISEEMYYSEPIRSLRKKYAWISAIIYILILLFFLIFIPTENSLRQEIMIGLSVGMFLVSSMILNLTFHFTMKKYKLDHPSLPASSKTMVSIDTGFRQHKLIFSNKWFILHLVITVGSALLAVKYYNQFPEIIPMKFDLQGNVIRSVDKSYVTVLGLNFMQLMMTILFMIINLSIQKSKQQLNSSNPKKSLKQNMLFRRSWSLYLIFTGLLLVILFAFIQLNMIFDLNVEIIMLVSILFTAIIIIGAAVLSFITGQSGNRIGKSSKPSNSQPANDDTYWKLGSFYYNPQDPSIWIEKRTGIGWTINFARPMSWVFLIGIPFVFIVVSLLIN; encoded by the coding sequence ATGAATTGGCTATCAGTTCTGATTTTTATTCTTATGTTTCTTCCCATTGCTGCATCTCTTATCTTTATGCCTTACCTCACTCGGGATACAGTCAGCTTTGGAGTATCAATTAGTGAGGAAATGTACTACAGTGAACCCATAAGATCACTCCGTAAGAAATATGCTTGGATTAGTGCCATTATTTATATACTCATACTTCTCTTTTTTCTAATCTTTATACCCACAGAAAATTCTCTTAGGCAAGAGATCATGATCGGATTATCTGTCGGAATGTTTCTTGTAAGTTCTATGATACTTAATCTTACTTTCCACTTTACGATGAAGAAATACAAACTAGATCATCCTTCGCTTCCTGCATCTAGCAAGACTATGGTTTCTATTGATACAGGATTTAGACAACATAAACTAATTTTCTCTAACAAATGGTTTATCCTTCATCTAGTTATTACGGTAGGTAGCGCACTATTGGCAGTGAAATATTACAACCAATTCCCTGAAATAATACCTATGAAATTCGACCTTCAAGGTAATGTGATAAGAAGTGTAGATAAATCCTATGTTACAGTCCTCGGCCTCAACTTTATGCAGTTAATGATGACAATTTTATTCATGATCATTAATTTGTCTATCCAGAAGAGTAAACAACAACTCAATTCAAGTAATCCAAAGAAATCATTGAAACAGAATATGTTATTTCGTCGTAGCTGGTCGCTCTATCTGATCTTTACAGGTCTACTATTGGTGATTCTCTTCGCCTTCATCCAATTGAATATGATATTTGACCTCAATGTAGAAATTATCATGTTAGTCAGCATCCTATTTACAGCTATAATTATTATAGGGGCAGCAGTCTTGTCATTCATTACAGGTCAAAGTGGCAACCGAATTGGCAAATCTTCTAAACCTTCTAATTCACAGCCGGCAAATGATGATACCTACTGGAAGTTGGGGAGTTTTTACTACAATCCGCAAGACCCATCGATTTGGATTGAAAAGCGAACTGGGATCGGTTGGACAATCAATTTCGCCAGACCGATGAGCTGGGTCTTTCTGATTGGGATACCCTTTGTATTCATCGTAGTTTCCTTGCTCATAAATTAA
- a CDS encoding IclR family transcriptional regulator, with amino-acid sequence MEERKLTVRSVERALDILLCFTRNDELGLTEIAVQIGLHKSTVHRLLSTLEEKGFVTRDRSTEKYRLGIKVWELSTHLAQSDDPATILFPAMKKLRDRLGETVSLYLREGNERLRIQAVQSTQAVRRVAPVGARLPLYVGASSKVLVAFATPEEQVELLNDPEWPDAVDRDYYMKQLQEIIECGYATSFEEREPGAAAISVPIFNRNGIITAALSVSGPVNRLSIEILDQYAPLLKEAAHDMGLMIS; translated from the coding sequence ATGGAAGAACGCAAATTGACGGTCCGGTCAGTAGAACGGGCACTTGATATATTGTTGTGTTTCACAAGAAATGATGAGCTTGGATTGACAGAGATTGCCGTGCAGATCGGTCTTCATAAGAGTACGGTTCATAGACTGCTCTCAACACTTGAGGAAAAGGGATTTGTTACTCGTGATAGATCGACTGAAAAGTATCGACTAGGTATAAAAGTATGGGAGTTATCTACACATTTAGCGCAAAGTGATGATCCTGCTACCATATTATTTCCAGCAATGAAGAAATTGAGAGATCGATTAGGAGAGACAGTTAGTCTTTATTTACGTGAGGGTAATGAACGACTTCGTATACAAGCGGTGCAAAGCACCCAAGCTGTACGACGTGTGGCACCGGTTGGTGCAAGACTTCCCTTGTATGTAGGTGCCTCTAGTAAGGTTCTTGTCGCATTCGCAACACCTGAAGAACAGGTAGAACTGTTAAACGATCCAGAGTGGCCAGATGCTGTAGATCGTGATTACTATATGAAACAGTTACAAGAGATTATAGAATGTGGATACGCAACTAGCTTTGAGGAAAGAGAGCCGGGTGCAGCAGCGATCTCCGTTCCGATTTTTAATCGAAATGGCATCATTACAGCTGCACTTTCCGTATCAGGTCCTGTGAACCGGCTTTCCATTGAAATACTTGATCAATATGCCCCTTTACTAAAGGAAGCAGCGCATGATATGGGGTTAATGATTTCATAA
- a CDS encoding alpha/beta hydrolase — MNIVSETTGLGSQPIHNLPEAISPPFIRVKHIIVALILSAIFFLVFCFIALHGYIAWVLSNPTVAPLYSNPLDAKSMNYENVTFPALDGSRMMHGWYIPAEGSTRTIVFSHGYGANREESWVPMYDLAHYAHKLNYNIVMFDYGFAAQYNKDVATGGKIETQQLLGAIKLAKERQAEQIIVWGFSMGAGTALQAGLQTNDVDAMILDSAFLLEPDTLYHNIKNQIDLPRHPSLEILQILFPVLNGTSINQIPYQQVKNKDYPFPVFFMHGTEDAKAPYGIAESLASNQTNPLSDVWIVEDSHHELIFREHSREYLHRVSSFLSQVNMSLNKNILEQ; from the coding sequence ATGAATATAGTATCTGAGACTACTGGCCTAGGCTCTCAACCAATCCACAACCTACCGGAGGCAATCTCGCCACCATTCATTCGCGTTAAGCACATTATAGTAGCACTAATATTATCGGCTATCTTTTTCTTAGTTTTTTGTTTCATCGCCTTACATGGTTATATTGCTTGGGTCTTATCTAATCCAACGGTTGCTCCGTTATACTCTAATCCTTTAGACGCCAAATCTATGAATTATGAGAATGTTACTTTTCCCGCCCTCGATGGAAGCCGCATGATGCATGGGTGGTATATACCTGCTGAAGGCTCCACTAGAACAATAGTATTCAGCCATGGCTATGGTGCAAATCGTGAAGAGTCTTGGGTTCCTATGTATGATCTTGCACATTACGCACATAAACTCAATTATAATATCGTTATGTTCGACTACGGATTTGCCGCTCAATATAATAAAGATGTGGCTACCGGAGGCAAGATTGAAACTCAACAACTACTTGGGGCTATCAAGCTTGCTAAAGAGCGCCAAGCAGAACAAATTATCGTTTGGGGTTTTTCTATGGGAGCTGGAACTGCACTTCAAGCAGGTCTTCAAACCAATGATGTTGATGCTATGATTCTTGATAGCGCATTCCTCTTGGAGCCGGACACACTGTATCATAATATTAAGAACCAGATTGATTTACCGCGACACCCCTCTTTAGAAATATTACAGATATTGTTCCCTGTGCTGAATGGAACTAGTATCAATCAAATTCCATACCAACAAGTGAAGAATAAAGATTATCCATTTCCCGTTTTCTTCATGCACGGAACAGAGGATGCGAAAGCCCCTTATGGGATCGCTGAGTCATTAGCTTCCAATCAGACTAATCCATTATCAGATGTGTGGATTGTTGAAGACAGTCATCATGAACTCATCTTTCGAGAACATTCTCGTGAATACTTACATCGGGTTTCTTCTTTCCTTAGTCAGGTGAATATGTCCTTGAATAAGAATATTCTAGAACAATAA
- a CDS encoding GntR family transcriptional regulator, protein MIINLDMQSDIPIYTQLMNQIIEGIAHGDLQPGEALPSVRGLASDIGVNLHTVNKAYTMLKQEGFIQIHRQKGVVIQPDGMPEITPEYELKQYNQLKPIIAEAICRGMSEEQMLDITEQIYREISTPRKENDQ, encoded by the coding sequence ATGATTATCAATTTAGATATGCAATCCGATATTCCAATCTACACGCAACTAATGAATCAGATAATCGAGGGTATAGCCCATGGTGATCTACAACCTGGAGAAGCTTTACCCTCCGTTCGTGGATTAGCATCTGATATTGGCGTCAATCTACACACCGTCAATAAGGCTTATACTATGCTCAAACAGGAAGGTTTCATTCAAATACATCGGCAAAAAGGAGTCGTTATTCAACCTGATGGCATGCCCGAAATCACGCCAGAGTATGAATTGAAACAGTATAACCAGTTAAAGCCGATCATTGCAGAAGCTATTTGTCGTGGTATGTCTGAAGAACAAATGTTAGATATTACAGAACAAATTTATCGTGAAATTTCGACCCCTAGAAAGGAGAATGACCAATGA
- a CDS encoding toprim domain-containing protein → MSIYIVVEGKNDRIKLRRLLSSEITILCTFGTLNAVKLECLRDRIHDDEVFLFMDNDSSGKKIRGVLRDAFPDAQHLYTRRGYAGVEGTPDEYLIAQLEKAALDEFIIY, encoded by the coding sequence ATGTCGATCTACATTGTTGTCGAAGGAAAGAATGATCGAATCAAGTTACGGCGTCTATTGTCATCAGAAATCACCATTCTGTGCACCTTTGGCACATTGAACGCTGTGAAGTTGGAATGCTTACGTGATCGAATTCACGATGACGAGGTCTTTTTATTTATGGACAATGACAGTTCAGGCAAAAAAATACGTGGTGTATTACGAGACGCATTTCCAGACGCCCAACATCTATACACACGTCGTGGATATGCAGGAGTTGAAGGTACACCGGATGAATATCTAATCGCCCAATTAGAAAAAGCTGCTTTAGATGAATTTATAATTTATTAG
- the trpS gene encoding tryptophan--tRNA ligase, whose product MKKVLSGITPSGRLTLGNYIGAMKNFVKLQDEYQCYFMVADLHAITVPQEPEDLRERSEANAALYIAAGIDASKSNVFLQSAVHQHAELGWLLTTLTSMGELERMTQYKDKSNGKESVGAGLFVYPSLMAADILLYNADLVPVGEDQKQHLELTRDLAGRFNHRYGECFTMPEPYIPKVGARVMCLDDASKKMSKSSTVPASYIALLDEPDVIRKKISRATTDSGAEVRYDVETKPEISNLMSIYAECSGLSLEDIRLKYEGKMYGGFKKELAEVIVNTLEPLQKRYYEIRESGEIHDILAQGANNASEIASSVLDDVKQRMGFLPSKH is encoded by the coding sequence TTGAAAAAAGTACTTTCAGGCATAACACCTAGTGGAAGATTAACGTTGGGAAATTATATTGGAGCTATGAAGAATTTCGTGAAATTGCAGGATGAATATCAATGTTATTTCATGGTCGCTGATCTACATGCAATTACGGTACCACAGGAACCAGAAGATCTTCGGGAAAGATCAGAAGCGAACGCAGCGTTATATATTGCAGCAGGAATTGATGCTTCCAAATCAAATGTATTCTTGCAATCTGCGGTACATCAGCATGCGGAGCTCGGTTGGTTATTGACGACGTTAACATCCATGGGTGAGTTAGAGCGTATGACTCAGTATAAGGATAAATCAAATGGTAAGGAATCTGTTGGTGCAGGTCTATTTGTGTATCCATCGCTCATGGCTGCAGATATATTGCTATATAACGCAGATTTAGTTCCAGTGGGCGAAGATCAGAAACAGCATTTGGAGTTAACGCGGGATCTAGCAGGACGCTTCAATCACCGTTATGGGGAATGCTTTACCATGCCAGAACCCTATATTCCCAAAGTTGGAGCTCGCGTGATGTGTCTTGATGATGCTAGCAAAAAAATGAGTAAAAGTAGCACTGTCCCTGCAAGCTATATTGCTTTATTAGATGAACCAGATGTGATTCGTAAAAAGATCAGTAGAGCAACAACAGATTCAGGTGCAGAGGTTAGATATGATGTAGAGACTAAGCCGGAGATCAGTAATCTGATGAGTATTTATGCGGAATGTTCAGGATTATCTCTTGAAGATATTCGTTTGAAGTATGAAGGGAAGATGTATGGTGGCTTCAAGAAAGAGCTTGCAGAGGTTATCGTGAATACACTTGAACCTCTGCAGAAACGTTATTATGAAATCCGTGAGTCTGGCGAAATCCATGACATCTTAGCTCAAGGAGCTAACAATGCCAGTGAAATTGCCAGTAGCGTACTAGATGATGTGAAACAACGCATGGGATTTCTACCTTCGAAGCACTAA
- a CDS encoding YneF family protein, translating to MDIALPIITLVVGLVGGFFIGVYYLRKQMEKMQSDPQMLQKMAKQMGYNLNGKQMQKAQQMMKNQPPVPKRGQNRKGK from the coding sequence ATGGATATTGCACTTCCTATTATCACATTAGTTGTAGGATTAGTCGGGGGGTTTTTCATAGGCGTATATTACTTGCGTAAACAGATGGAAAAAATGCAAAGTGATCCACAAATGCTTCAAAAGATGGCTAAACAGATGGGATATAATCTGAATGGCAAGCAAATGCAAAAAGCACAACAAATGATGAAGAATCAGCCGCCTGTACCAAAGAGAGGCCAAAACCGTAAAGGTAAGTAA
- a CDS encoding SCO family protein, whose amino-acid sequence MQTFKRYKWTWALIGIIIILAGYLLVSSLDLGKEKWPVISTVQDFSLENVDKTTVTLDDTKGKVRLFYFFFTSCPDVCPVTTFMLSQVQDKLQEEGIFKEDVEFVSISFDPEVDSVEKIREFGDKFKVDYDGWYFLRGDKQSIWDLAEKSFKIMIIGDKEGNYSHANLIALVDRDNQVRNLYNANDTDDVTVEMLVNDIKDLAKD is encoded by the coding sequence ATGCAAACATTCAAACGATATAAGTGGACTTGGGCTTTAATTGGGATCATTATCATATTAGCAGGCTATTTATTGGTATCATCACTAGATCTAGGTAAGGAAAAGTGGCCGGTCATTAGTACTGTTCAGGATTTTTCATTGGAAAATGTAGATAAAACGACGGTCACTCTGGATGACACGAAGGGGAAAGTTCGATTATTCTACTTCTTTTTCACCAGTTGTCCAGATGTATGTCCTGTGACGACATTTATGTTATCTCAAGTGCAGGATAAGCTACAGGAAGAAGGCATATTTAAGGAAGATGTTGAGTTTGTCTCCATCTCATTTGATCCTGAAGTTGATAGTGTTGAGAAGATCAGGGAATTCGGTGATAAATTCAAGGTGGATTATGATGGATGGTATTTCTTACGCGGGGATAAGCAAAGTATCTGGGATTTAGCTGAGAAATCCTTTAAAATTATGATTATTGGGGATAAAGAAGGCAACTATTCTCATGCTAATCTAATTGCTCTCGTGGATCGTGATAATCAAGTACGCAATCTTTATAACGCTAATGATACAGATGATGTAACCGTAGAAATGTTAGTTAATGATATTAAGGATCTTGCCAAAGATTAA
- a CDS encoding HD-GYP domain-containing protein: protein MRYVNIDDVEAGQFLGKAVYSGNGTVLLSAGVQLTVYMVNTLNRIGVTMLYIQDPLFEDVEAEDILQEATKQTLIHGISDTFEAVRSGKEWNAQKIGTSVEKLLTDIIDNKDLLIELTEIRTVDNDQYVHAMNVCLISTVMGINLGLNYIQAKELAIGALLHDIGKTGLSAEEEIIPGVKNHHTWRGFEKLKNKREFNLLIAHVALQHHERVDGLGIPRGLAGEEIHIYAKIVAVANMYDHLISHLEGGKSLLPHEACEEMMAMSEQQLDREVLIQFTRMVSVYPNGSAVRLSTKETGVVVSQHRGLPGRPVVRIIRNEGNDIDIKEIDLAQETTIFIEGVLA, encoded by the coding sequence ATGAGATATGTAAATATTGATGATGTAGAAGCAGGGCAGTTTCTCGGAAAAGCAGTATATTCAGGAAATGGAACAGTACTCCTGTCAGCAGGAGTTCAGCTCACTGTTTATATGGTTAATACACTTAATCGGATCGGTGTAACAATGCTTTATATTCAGGATCCTCTATTTGAAGATGTAGAGGCAGAGGATATATTGCAAGAAGCGACCAAACAGACGCTCATTCACGGAATAAGCGACACATTTGAGGCGGTTCGATCAGGCAAGGAATGGAACGCTCAAAAGATTGGTACAAGTGTTGAGAAGCTATTGACTGATATTATAGATAATAAGGATCTACTCATAGAATTGACGGAGATTCGTACAGTCGACAATGATCAATATGTACATGCCATGAATGTTTGTTTAATATCAACAGTTATGGGCATTAATTTAGGCTTGAATTATATTCAGGCGAAAGAATTAGCAATCGGAGCCTTGTTGCATGACATAGGCAAGACGGGGTTGTCAGCCGAAGAGGAAATCATTCCAGGAGTGAAGAATCACCATACTTGGCGTGGATTTGAAAAACTTAAGAACAAACGAGAATTCAATCTTCTAATTGCACATGTGGCATTACAACATCATGAAAGAGTGGATGGCTTAGGTATTCCACGTGGTTTAGCAGGGGAAGAGATTCATATCTATGCCAAAATCGTTGCGGTAGCCAATATGTATGATCATTTAATCAGTCATTTGGAAGGTGGGAAATCACTTCTTCCACATGAGGCTTGTGAGGAAATGATGGCAATGTCAGAACAACAGCTAGATAGAGAAGTATTGATTCAATTTACGAGAATGGTGTCGGTTTATCCGAATGGTTCAGCTGTCCGCTTGTCCACCAAAGAGACCGGTGTTGTGGTGAGTCAGCATAGAGGACTTCCAGGCCGACCAGTAGTGCGTATTATTCGTAATGAAGGTAATGATATTGATATAAAAGAAATAGATTTAGCACAAGAAACGACGATTTTTATTGAGGGTGTTCTTGCATAG